The following proteins are encoded in a genomic region of Oryza brachyantha chromosome 11, ObraRS2, whole genome shotgun sequence:
- the LOC102713031 gene encoding O-fucosyltransferase 1-like, producing MPRRGHGEALLQQRRRRGPARLWVAVVGLVAGTVWLCSSSAGLGLARSSYRVQDVDVTKLWRTADSNGWRASSAPRSYWPPPPNESETNGYLRVRCNGGLNQQRSAICNAVVAARIMNATLVLPELDTNSFWHDESGFLGIYDVPHFIKTLKYDVRIVMSIPEITTNGKTKKLKAHQIRPPRDAPVTWYTAVALEKMKKYGAIYLTPFSHRLAEDIDDPELQRLRCRVNYHALRFKPHIMKTSNEIVNKLRSEGHFMSIHLRFEMDMLAFAGCFDIFTPQEQKILIKYRKENFAEKQLVYRERRLIGKCPLTPEEVGLILRSIGFDNKTRIYLASGDLFGGKRFMKPFKDLFPRLENHNTVGPGKLEENTRGLAGSAVDYMVCLLSDIFIPTYDGPSNFANNLMGHRLYYGFRTTITPNRKSLAPIFMDREEGRTARFEERVRQVMFNTHFGGPHKRIHPESFYTNSWPECFCQTNPRNRADKCPPDNIYEVLESEFQSVEGEEEREEVKASNQTDSTSQIEEAMV from the exons ATGCCGCGGAG gggcCACGGGGAGGCGTTgctgcagcagcggcggcggcgggggccagCGAGGCTGTGGGTCGCGGTGGTGGGTCTGGTGGCCGGCACCGTCTGGctctgctcctcctccgcgggcCTCGGCCTTGCCCGCTCCTCGTACAGAGTCCAG GATGTTGATGTAACTAAGCTGTGGAGAACTGCAGATTCAAATGGTTGGAGAGCATCTTCTGCACCACGTTCCTATTGGCCTC CCCCACCAAATGAATCTGAGACGAATGGTTACCTACGTGTTCGGTGCAATGGTGGCTTGAACCAACAACGTAGTGCG ATATGCAATGCTGTTGTTGCTGCACGAATAATGAATGCTACGCTAGTGCTGCCGGAGCTAGACACAAATTCTTTTTGGCACGATGAGAG TGGTTTTCTAGGTATTTATGATGTCCCCCACTTCATCAAgacattaaaatatgatgTTCGTATTGTTATGAGTATTCCAGAAATTACTACAAATGGAAAGACCAAGAAGCTCAAAGCCCATCAG ATTCGACCACCTCGAGATGCGCCAGTTACGTGGTATACAGCAGTTGCTTTGGAGAAGATGAAGAAATATGGAGCTATATATTTAACTCCATTTTCACACCGCCTGGCAGAAGATATTGATGATCCAGAGCTCCAGAGATTGAGATGCAGGGTGAATTATCATGCACTACGATTCAAACCTCATATCATGAAAACTAGCAATGAGATAGTAAATAAGCTCCGTTCAGAAGGTCATTTCATGTCAATTCACCTTCGGTTTGAGATGGATATGCTTGCATTTGCTGG GTGCTTTGATATATTCACACCTCAAGAACAGAAAATTCTGATCAAGTACCGCAAGGAAAATTTTGCAGAAAAGCAACTTGTTTATAGGGAAAGAAGGCTCATTGGAAAATGCCCTTTAACTCCAGAAGAG GTAGGTCTTATTCTTCGTTCCATTGGATTTGACAATAAAACAAGAATCTACCTGGCTTCTGGCGACCTCTTTGGTGGGAAACGATTCATGAAGCCATTTAAGGACTTGTTTCCACGCTTAGAAAACCACAACACTGTTGGTCCTGGAAAGCTGGAAGAAAATACCCGAGGGCTCGCTGGTTCTGCAGTTGATTACATGGTCTGTCTCCTGTCGGACATTTTTATTCCTACATATGATGGCCCGAGCAACTTTGCAAACAACCTCATGGGCCACCGCCTATACTATGGTTTCCGGACAACAATCACACCAAACAGGAAGTCCCTAGCTCCCATATTCATGGACAGGGAGGAAGGTCGCACCGCTCGTTTTGAGGAGCGGGTCAGGCAGGTTATGTTCAACACACACTTTGGTGGTCCCCACAAGCGCATCCATCCAGAATCTTTCTACACAAACTCATGGCCAGAGTGCTTCTGCCAAACAAACCCAAGGAACCGTGCAGACAAATG